The following are encoded in a window of Candidatus Poribacteria bacterium genomic DNA:
- a CDS encoding FkbM family methyltransferase, translating to MNLFLNSLVRGYLRWCPITDGKRSLLNLTRGLIIPREPIAVFDTKYGFQLKANLANPEHQYLYFYGAHDERHVVTKLLKMIQPGDICWDIGANIGFYTCLLASRVEASGAVIAFEPALRTCGYLSENVSLNRFANVAVLNKGLSDRIEQRHLYYSEAGLAEGTASLKYANGRAASERVTLDTIDNLTREFPVPNFIKIDVEGYQLEVLRGGEHCLRAHAPLLMAELKDVGETNQTLFAEIENYVANLGYHLYEIRKYSVRRCQKLSDSPKRNFFLVKEHSHAFSRILPWLR from the coding sequence ATGAACCTGTTTCTCAACTCTCTTGTTCGTGGCTACCTGCGATGGTGTCCAATTACTGACGGTAAGCGTTCGTTATTGAATCTAACAAGAGGTTTGATTATACCGAGGGAGCCGATTGCTGTTTTTGACACCAAGTACGGGTTCCAGTTGAAAGCCAATCTTGCGAATCCGGAACACCAATATCTCTATTTTTACGGCGCGCATGATGAGAGGCATGTCGTTACCAAACTCTTGAAGATGATTCAGCCCGGAGACATCTGTTGGGACATCGGAGCAAACATCGGATTTTATACGTGCCTCCTCGCCTCACGGGTTGAAGCGTCTGGTGCTGTCATCGCATTTGAACCCGCCTTACGCACCTGCGGTTATCTCAGCGAAAATGTCTCTCTGAATCGGTTCGCGAATGTTGCTGTTCTCAATAAGGGACTCAGCGATAGAATAGAACAACGGCACCTCTACTACTCCGAGGCGGGACTTGCCGAGGGCACGGCTTCCTTGAAGTATGCCAACGGACGAGCGGCATCGGAACGCGTAACGCTTGATACGATTGACAATCTTACCCGTGAGTTCCCAGTTCCGAATTTCATCAAAATTGATGTGGAGGGGTATCAGTTAGAGGTGTTGCGCGGCGGAGAGCACTGCTTAAGAGCTCACGCACCGCTCTTAATGGCGGAGTTGAAGGATGTTGGTGAAACAAACCAGACCCTGTTTGCGGAGATAGAAAATTACGTTGCCAATTTAGGGTATCACCTTTATGAGATCAGGAAATATTCTGTCCGGCGATGTCAGAAACTTTCTGACTCACCCAAAAGAAATTTCTTCCTCGTCAAAGAGCATTCCCATGCCTTTTCCAGAATCTTACCGTGGCTCAGGTAA
- a CDS encoding aldo/keto reductase: MEYRTLGRAGVKVSPLCLGTMMFGGPTNEKDSIRIIHKALDAGINFMDTANVYNDGESERIIGKAVRDNRENWVIATKVHGNMGEDVNAAGSHRFHIMSAVEASLKRLDTDHIDVYYLHRWDASTRIAESLRALDDCVRQGKVRYIACSNFQAWRICEALWTSEKQGLEEFVCVQPLYNIVNRDPEVELLPFCEQYGVGVVPYSPLARGVLAGKYLSGKKPPAGSRAARKDRRILQTELREESYAVAQELKPLADAHGKTLTQFSLAWVLANPIITSAIIGPRTMKQLEDNLGCLDCTLTETDEATINELVPPGEHTGKGYNDPAYPVLGRFR, translated from the coding sequence ATGGAATATAGAACACTCGGACGTGCAGGCGTGAAAGTCTCACCGCTCTGCCTCGGGACCATGATGTTCGGTGGACCGACGAATGAAAAGGATTCAATTCGGATTATCCACAAAGCATTGGACGCGGGCATTAATTTTATGGACACCGCCAACGTCTATAACGATGGTGAATCGGAACGGATCATTGGGAAAGCCGTCCGCGATAATCGAGAGAACTGGGTCATTGCCACGAAAGTTCACGGCAATATGGGAGAGGATGTGAATGCAGCGGGTTCACACCGTTTTCATATCATGTCGGCAGTTGAAGCGAGTCTGAAACGCCTCGATACAGACCACATCGATGTCTATTACTTGCACCGCTGGGATGCCTCGACACGAATTGCGGAATCCTTGCGGGCTTTGGATGATTGTGTGAGACAGGGGAAAGTGCGTTACATTGCATGTTCCAACTTTCAGGCGTGGCGTATTTGCGAAGCACTCTGGACGAGCGAAAAACAGGGACTGGAAGAATTTGTGTGCGTCCAACCGCTCTATAACATCGTTAACCGAGATCCTGAGGTAGAGTTGTTGCCGTTCTGTGAGCAGTACGGTGTGGGGGTTGTGCCGTATAGTCCGTTGGCACGAGGTGTGCTGGCTGGAAAGTATCTGTCCGGTAAAAAGCCGCCTGCGGGTTCACGAGCCGCTCGTAAGGATAGGCGAATTTTGCAGACGGAACTCCGGGAGGAGAGTTATGCAGTCGCGCAAGAACTCAAACCTCTTGCAGATGCGCACGGTAAAACCTTGACGCAATTTTCATTGGCGTGGGTGCTGGCAAATCCGATAATTACCTCTGCTATCATCGGACCGCGCACGATGAAACAATTAGAGGATAACTTGGGGTGTTTGGATTGCACGCTAACAGAAACCGATGAAGCAACTATCAACGAATTGGTCCCGCCGGGTGAACACACTGGTAAAGGGTATAACGACCCAGCGTATCCGGTGCTGGGACGGTTCAGATAA
- a CDS encoding 3-oxoacyl-ACP reductase FabG has protein sequence MRLEGQVAIVTGGGGGIGKATCLAFAKAGADIVIPEVNLANAEAASTEITALGRQCRVIQTDVADGDSVRKMVQETLDTFGRIDILVNNAGIFSYTRIDACTEAEWDRMMAVNLKGPFLCSQAVMETMKTQRSGRIINLGSLAGQVGGLVASAPYSASKAGVMCLTKSLARVLGEYGITVNSIAPGVAATEMAKNHPDMTDQIPLGRVADASEIASTILFLASEEGQYVTGATLDVNGGIRMA, from the coding sequence ATGCGTTTAGAAGGACAGGTTGCGATTGTTACAGGGGGTGGCGGAGGTATCGGGAAAGCAACATGTCTCGCATTCGCCAAGGCAGGTGCGGATATCGTAATCCCTGAGGTGAACTTAGCGAATGCGGAAGCGGCTTCAACGGAAATAACTGCGCTCGGTAGGCAGTGTCGTGTGATTCAAACGGATGTAGCCGACGGCGACTCCGTGCGTAAGATGGTTCAGGAAACACTTGACACTTTCGGACGGATCGATATTTTAGTCAATAATGCTGGTATTTTTAGCTACACGCGTATCGATGCATGCACGGAAGCGGAATGGGATCGGATGATGGCTGTGAACCTCAAGGGTCCATTCCTCTGTTCACAGGCAGTCATGGAAACGATGAAAACACAACGCTCCGGACGGATCATTAACCTGGGTTCATTGGCGGGACAGGTCGGAGGTTTGGTCGCTTCTGCCCCGTATTCCGCCTCAAAAGCGGGTGTCATGTGTCTGACGAAATCGTTAGCACGTGTGCTCGGGGAGTATGGAATCACGGTGAATTCTATCGCACCGGGGGTAGCAGCAACGGAGATGGCAAAAAATCATCCCGACATGACAGACCAAATCCCGTTAGGACGCGTCGCTGATGCCTCGGAGATTGCGAGTACTATCCTTTTTCTCGCTTCGGAAGAGGGGCAGTATGTGACGGGCGCGACGCTTGATGTCAACGGCGGAATACGGATGGCATAA